TGCAGAAATGGTTCCCCCAACTTACTCTTTGTGGGTAAAATCAGTAAATGAAGTTTTGCAAAGCGAACATATGGTTTATTAATATAGGGGATGCCCATATAAATTTATAAAACTCTGGGGCAAATGGTTAGACACTCCATGGCTGATTTCATCACAATTAGAGATAGGTTGTAGCACATAAACAGGACTCTCCTGcgccttttttttcttcttggaaTTGGAGGGGAATAATAAAGTACACAGAAGCGAATGAATGGAAGTTTGTAAGATTATCACACATGTTAGGATTGGTGGAGGTGTTAGGATATACTATACAAGGagatttcaaaaatgatttaatactAAATGGAATATGGGAAATTGTGGAGAATCTCTCAAATATTTAGAGAGTCATACATAtgttatatttataaaatatatatactatatatatatatatatatacatactgtgtgtgtgtgtgtgtgtatatatatatatatatatatatatatatatatatatatatatatatatatatacacacacagtggggacagaaagtattcagacccccttacatttttcactctttgttatattgcagccatttactaaaatcatttaaattcatttttttcctcattaatgtacacaccccatattgacagaaaaacacagaattgttgaaatttttgcagatttattaaaaaagaaagactgaaatatcacatggtcctaagtattcagaccctttgctgtgacacccatatatttaactcaggtgctgtccatttcttctgatcatccttgagtggttctacaccttcatttgagtccagctgggtttgattatacttattggacttgattaggaaagccacaaacctttctatataagaccttacagctcacagtgcatgtcagagcaaatgagaattgtgaggtcaaaggaactgcctgaagagctcagagacagaattgtggcaaggcacagatctggccaaggttacaaaaaaattctgctgcacttaaccacttgccgaccgcctcacgacggtatacgtcggcagaatggcatgggcaggcagaatcacgtacccgtacgtgatctgcctcccgctggcggggggtccgaccggacccccccggtgcccgaggcggtcggcttttgtccagcggcgatcgtaggtgagggggaggccatccattcgtggccccccccctcgcgatcgccgccggccaatgaaatcattcctatgctgctgtatggtaaacagcagcaaaggaaattatgtcatctctcctcggctcggcattttccgttccggcgccgaggagagaagactgtaatgtgagtgcacaacatacacacagtagaacatgccaggcacacaatacacccccgatctccccccgatccccccccccccgtcacactgacaccaagcagtttttttttttctgattactgcatggtgtcagtttgtgacagttagtgtggtggggcagttagtattagccccctttaggtctagggtaccccactaaccccccctaataaagttttaaccccttgatcaccccctgtcgccagtgtcactaagcaatcctttttctgatcgctgtattagtgtcgctgatgACGCTAGtaagtgaggtaaatatttaggttcaccgtcagcgttttatagcgtcagggacccccatatactacctaataaaggttttaaccccttgattgccccctagttaaccctttcaccactgatcaccgtataactgttacgggtgacgctggttagttcgtttattttttatagtgttatatgcgttgccccaggcagtgtcagattagctccagtaccgttaacacccacgcacgcacgcagcatacgcctcccttagtggtatagtatctgaacggatcaatatctgatctgatcagatctatactagcgtccccagcagtttagggttcccaaaaacgcagtgttagcgggatcagcccagatacccgctagcacctgcgttttgcccctccacccggcccagcccaggccacccaagtgcagtatcgatcgatcactgacacttacaaaagactaaacgcataactgcagcgttcgcagagtcaggcctgatccctgcgatcgctaacagttttttggtagcgttttggtgaactggcaagcaccagcggcctagtacatctcggtcatagtcaaaccagcactgcagtaacacttggtgatgtggcgaatcccataagtgcagttcaagctggtgaggtggcaagcacaagtagtgtcccgctgccaccaagaagaagacaaacaggcccgtcgtgcccataatgcccttcctgctgcattcgccaatcctaattgggaaccaccacttctgcagcgcccgtaattcccccattcacatccccaaccaaatgcagtcggctgcatgagaggcattttctttatgttctccagagtacccctacccaacgaacccccccaaaaaagatgttgtgtctgcagcaagcgcggatataggcgtgacacccgctattattgtccctcctgtcctgataatcctggtctttgcattggtgaatgttttgaacgctaccatacactagttgagtattagcgtagggtacagcattgcacagactaggcgcactttcacagggtctcccaagatgccatcgcattttgagagacccgaacctggaaccggttacagttataaaagttagtttattgttaaccatttttttgtcttcaggtacgccattcacgactttgagtggttataccagaatgatgcctgcaggtttaggtatcatcttggtatcattcttttcagccagcggtcggctttcatgtaaaagcaatcctagcagctaattagcctctagactgcttttacaagcagtggcagggaatgcccccccccactgtcttccgtgtttttctctggctctcctgtctcaacagggaacctgagaatgcagccggtgattcagccagctgaccatagagctgattagagaccagagtggctccaaacatctctatggcctaagaaaccgaaagctacgagcattttgtgacttagattgtaaacagcgccattgggaaattgggaaagcattttatcacaccgatcttggtgtcgtcagatgctttgagggcagaggagagatctagggtctaatagaccccaattttttcaaaaaagagtacctgtcactacctattgctatcataggggatatttacattccctgagataacaataaaaaggattaaaaaaaaaaatgaaaggaacattttaaaaataagataaaaaagcaaataaaataataaagaaaaaaaacaaaaaaaaacacccctgacgccccctgctctcgcgctaaggcgaacgcaagcgttggtctggcgtcaaatgtaaacagcaattgcaccatgcatgtgaggtatcaccgcgaaggtcagattgagggcagtaattttagcagtagacctcctctgtaaatctaaagtggtaacctgtaaaggcttttaaaggcttttaaaaatgtatttattttgttgccactgcacgtttgtgcgcaattgtaaagtatgtcatgtttggtatcaatgtactcggcctaagatcatcttttttattccatcaaacatttgggcaatatagtgtgttttagtgcattaaaatttaaaaaagtgtgttttttccccaaaaaatgcgttttgaaaaatcgctgcgcaaatactgtgtgaaaaaaaaaaatgaaacacccaccattttaatctgtggggcatttgctttaaaaaaatatataatgtttgggggttcaaagtaattttcttgcaaaaaaaaataatttttttatgtaaacaaaaagtgtcaaagggctttgtcttcaagtggttagaagagtgggtgatgataagcttctaaatgttgtgcaaaaaaaatgaggacagttcaaaacccccccaaatgaccccattttggaaagtagacaccccaagctatttgctgagaggcatgtcgagtccatggaatattttatattgtgacacaagttgcgggaaagagacaattttttttttttttttgcacaaagttgtcactaaatgatatattgctcaaacatgccatgggaatatgtgaaattgcaccccaaaatatattctgttgcttctcctgagtacggggataccacatgtgtgagactttttgggagcctagccgcgtacaggaccccgaaaaccaagcactgccttcaggctttctaagggcgtaaatttttgatttcactcttcactgcctatcacagttttggaggccatggaatgcccaggtggcacaacccccccccccaaatgaccccattttggaaagtagacaccccaagctatttgctgagaggtatagtgagtattttgcagacctcactttttgtcacaaagttttgaaaattgaaaaaagaaaaaaaaagttttttcttgtctttcttcattttcaaaaacaaatgagagctgcaaaatactcaccatgcctctcagcaaatagctttgggtgtctactttccaaaatggggtcatttgggggggttttgtgccacctgggcattccatggcctccgaaactgtgataggcagtgaagagtgaaataaaaaatttacacccttagaaatcctaaaggcggtgattggttttcggggccccatacccggctaggctcccaaaaagtcccacacatgtggtatccccatactcaggagaagcagctaaatgtattttggggtgcaattccacatatgcccatggcctgtgtgagcaatatatcatttagtgacaactttttgtaattctttttttttttttgtcattattcaatcacttgggacaaaaaaaatgaatattcaatgggctcaacatgcctctcagcaatttccttggggtgtctactttccaaaatggggtcatttgggggcgttttgtactgccctgccattttagcacctcaagaaatgacataggcagtcataaactaaaagctgtgtaaattccagaaaatgtaccctaggttgtagacgctataacttttgcgcaaaccaataaatatacgcttattgacattttttttaccaaagacatgtggccaaatacattttggcctaaatgtatgactaaaattgagtttattggattttttttataacaaaaagtagaaaatatcattttttttcaaaatttttggtctttttccgtttatagcgcaaaaaataaaaaccgcagaggtgatcaaataccatcaaaagaaagctctatttgtggaaagaaaaggacgcaaatttcgtttgggtacagcattgcatgaccgcgcaattggcagttaaagcaacgccgtgccaaattgtaaaaagtgctttggtcaggaagggggtaaatccttccggggctgaagtggttaaggttcctaagagcacagtggcctccataatccttaaatggaagatgcttgggacgaccagaacccttcctagagctggccgtctggccaaattgagctatcgggggagaagagccttggtgagagaggtaaataagaacccaaagatcactgtggctgagctccagagatgcagtcgggaggtgggagaaagttgtagaaagtcaagcatcactgcagccctccaccagtcggggttttatggcagagtggcccaacggaagactctcctcagtgcaagacacatgaaagcctgcatggagtttgctaaaaaacacccgatggactccaagatggtgagaaataagattctctggtctgatgaggtcaagatagaactttttggccttaattctaagaggtatgtgtggagaaaaacaggtactgctcatcatctgtccaatacagtcccaacagtgaagcatggtggtggcagcatcatgctgtgggggtgtttttcagctgcagggacaggacgactggttgcaatcaagggaaagatgaatgcggccaagtacagggatatcctggacgaaaaccttctccagagtgctcaggacctcagactgggccaaaggtttaccttccaacaagacaatgaccctaagcacacagctaaaataatgaaggagtggcttcacaacaactttgtgactgttcttgaatggcccagccagagccctgacttaaacccaattgagcatctctggagagacctaaaaatgtctgtccaccaacgtttaccatctaacctgacagaactggagaggatctgcaaggaggaatggcagagaatccccaaatccaggtgtgaaaaacttgttgcatctttcccaaaaagactcatggctttattagatcaaaagggtgcttctactaaatactgagcaaagggtctgaatacttaggaccatgtgatatttcagtttttcttttttaataaatctgcaaaaatgtcaacaattctgtgtttttctttcaatatggggtgctgtgtgtacattaatgaggaaaaacatgaacttaaatgattttagcaaatggctgcaatataacaaagagtgaaacatgtaagggggtctgaatactttccatccccactgtgtgtatatatatatatatatatatatatatatatatatatatatatataatatttaaaattAACTGATGTTTAACAGCTTTTTTTCTGATTGCAGAGCCTGTCCCAGCCCCATCTTTAGAACCTGAATTGGAGAAGAAAACCGACAACTGGTGTAATATGACTGTTCATTGTTCTGTCCCAACAAACCTTTCAGTAGTGTCCTATATCTGGAAATACAGACATGGAGGCTCTGCTTATCAACAGTATAATAGTACTGGAGACACAGTTCAGATGTCACTACAGCCTGAGTCCTGGGACATGGACCTCCTGTGCATAGTACACAACCTTGCGGACCAGAAGAATGTTACTTTAAATTTACAGCCAATCTGTGTACTAGGTAAGACAATGGGAGGGTAAGCCAATTTCACCCACTAGTATGACCAATGTTGTTAGATGCTGGAGAGATGGACCACCCAACAATTTAATTTATTTCCTATGGGCACAGAGGGCATTGTGCTCAGATCTGAATGCTTACAGAGGAGTGGCACATCCTCTATCCCTAGTTTGTGCGAACACACCTTTGGAAAATGAGGCAGGAACTATGGTGGGGAGATCTCGCTGCTGGAGTTCTCAAAACAAAAAGAAGCCCATGGGGGACTTGGCAACTGCTCATTGTGGAGAGTGGGATGGCCTTTAAAATTTGATGCTGTGTTATAACTGCTAATTAAATTAGGAAACGTTTGGTTTAATTCTGCTCTCATTTAATAACTTCATACTACAATCTATCATTGTCACCAGCTAGGAAACACCCCTGCAAAAactgctgataaaagcctatgtgtgcatggacacataggataacatgctggggagtttattgactgcagaaaaaaaacgtctgaagccaaaaacagcagctgtaaaaacatccagtgtgcatgaggcctaagacacACTCATAGTTCACATAGACTTCCAACTTGTAAAATTTCTGTGCCATAGCACACTAAAAATTGAAGAAAGCAGATGTCTCCACACATGCTATATCAGCTGAGACACAAGATAAAATGGTTAAAGGATCTATTGGGTCTGGAGTTAGCACCAGATACTGGCCAGAAGGAACTTTGCATTTTCAGTAGGTGGGCTGGCTTACTATATAAATATTTGAAAATGTGAATTAGGATATATGTATAGAGGGACATAATTTATTTTAGGCAAGCACAATGTCCTGTTGTAACCCCATGATCTTGCTCTGAACTCTAGTCCCAACGAGCTGTTCCAGTTTTTTGGGATCCACAATATACCAGTACTGGCACTGTCATAAGGACTACAGCTTTTAATGTGCAAAACCTAACTTTTGGAAACCTAATTCCAGCTCTATGAGGCACATCAGTCATTCTGGGAAAGCATAACATCCTGTTGTCACTCCATAATGCTTGCTCCACACTCTTGTTCCAACAAGGTAGAATGGTCTTTTAGAATTCACACATTGCCTGTTTTGATATTGTCACAAGGGCTACAACTTTTGGCATGCAAAAACATAGTAGAAACCCAACAATTAAAACCTTAGTGTTGGCTGTTGGGGTTCACAACTTCAAATAGTTGAAAAACACTTTCCCAAGCAGTTTACTAATATAAAATTACCATTCCTTCCAAATTTGATATTTCAGTGATGGGTAAAATTACTGTTGGGCTGAATCACCCATAGTTTTCTGATATTTTGTAGTGACTCCAGGGAGGGGGTGTCCTGTCTCATTGCCTTCTTCTGTTTAAAAGGTGGGAGGAGATGAGAACTCTCATAGGGAGATCTAATCAGAGACTCtcaactgtggatttttgttcgacggatgttggcttcaacttgtcttgcatacacacggccacacaaatgttggccaacaattacgaacgtagtgacgtacaagatgtaagtgatatctccattacaaacgcttcttgattccaagcatgtgtggacttttgtccgacggacttgtgtacacacgatcggaaagtccgacaacaaacatttgttggcagaaaattagagaacctgctagctaacatttgtttgtggaaagtccgacaacaaatgttcgatggagcatacacacaatcggactttctgccaacaagctcacatccaacatttgttgtcagaaaatccgaccgtgtgtacggggcataagaaatgaGATGCCAAATGATGTTGAGTTATCTGCGTCTGGAAAAAAGAGACAGTATTAATTCAGGGGAACAGAAACCCTATCAGCTACATTACATTGTGGTTTTTGCTGGCTCAATTTctcttaaattcatttttttttttctaggatgtGCATTCTATTTGAGATTGGCCCTGACAGCAACATATCTGGTATTAAGCATCTGCTTTATATGTCTGTCCCACAGATATAAATAGAAAGGTAAAAATCACTATCACACCATAAATATCTTATTGTTGTGTAATGCTGGCCAAACATGaagatattagaaaaaaaatgccaAGGTTGCAGTAGTAGCCATTGTAGATCATTGGGCTCATACCATTGTTCTCTCCAGTCCCATTTGAACATTTCATTTAACAGTATTAACAGGTTAAGGAGGTGCTTTGTCCATGAAGGGCAAAACAACAGATCAAGTTTATTTTTGTAGAGGCGAGGAGCCTTGGGTAA
This Aquarana catesbeiana isolate 2022-GZ linkage group LG13, ASM4218655v1, whole genome shotgun sequence DNA region includes the following protein-coding sequences:
- the LOC141116731 gene encoding CD48 antigen-like — protein: MNMLSFVLLVAFLQVSAQDHATEKVFGLLNHSVQLSSHQTLTAPTEEFVWTFTSEGKTVKVAAIKNGKLAKYADQFADRIKTLHNGATLVIEQLTLKDSGKYMADITLTTKQSHEQSFILSVYEPVPAPSLEPELEKKTDNWCNMTVHCSVPTNLSVVSYIWKYRHGGSAYQQYNSTGDTVQMSLQPESWDMDLLCIVHNLADQKNVTLNLQPICVLGCAFYLRLALTATYLVLSICFICLSHRYK